From the genome of Solanum dulcamara chromosome 12, daSolDulc1.2, whole genome shotgun sequence:
ACTAGTGAATTCAAGAATTATATCCAGCAAAACTATGAGGAGAGAGTTGAGGAAACAGCAGCGAGTAGCTTCTGAGAGATTGTGTGATATCTGCCAACAGAAAATGCTTCCCGGTAAGGATGTGGCAACTCTTCTGAGCAGGAAATCTGGAAAACTTATGTGCAGCAGTAGAAATTTGTCAGGGGTAAACACTGCTCCGTTTTGATGTCTTTTCCATATGATATTTGTTTATATTATGTTGTAGACTTGTTTCTCCACAAACCTTACCAAAGATCTATTGCCTAAATACTACAATTCATGCACTTATGGTTCCTTTTGTTAACACAGGCATTCCATGTATTTCACGTATCTTGCCTCATTCATTGGATACTTCTATGTGAATTGGAAACTTATAAACCTGTTGACGAACCAAAAATGGGAACCAAAGCAAAACGAAGATCTAAGAGGAAGACAGGAAACAAACGCAGTGCAAAAGTTAAGAAAGATGAGATAAAAGCAGCAAGGCAGATATACTCAGTGTTCTGTCCAGAATGCCAGGGCACTGGTATAAGCATTGAGGAGGGAGATGAGCTGGAGAAGCCTATTGTCTCGCTTTCTGAGGTTTTGCAAACAACCTGCAATTTTCCATTCCTCTCTTTCCACCTATAATTTAACTTACCTCTTTGCTCCCCCCACCCCCAAAGGAAACAGGAAAAGGGAAACAAAAATGGATGCGTTTTTTTGCTTTTTCATGTGCTTGGATAGCTGTTGACCACCACACTGATGCTATTCAATTCATTTACATTTTCTGTTTCTTCCACATCCTATTTCTTCTTAGATTCACTAACAGAAAATACTCCCTGTTCCTGTATGTGTAATGCAACTTGGGAGAAAATATTACTTTATTTCTGGGTAGTAATCCTCCGATACACTAGTGATCTCTATTTTCTCAAAATGCCCATTTATGAGAGTCCTGTCTGCTCATCGAACTAGGAAATGTGGTGGGTCCCAGAGGGTCACTTAGACTTGTACCATCATGTTGCCATATTATAATCACTTGATTGCTGCGTTTTGACTATGAGTGGATGTGAACAAAGTTATTAGTACTTGTTAGCTTAGATCTTTAGCTTGATTTTCAGGTGTTCAGGCACAAAATTAAACTCAGTGATGCACGTAAAGAATGGATGAAGAATCCTGAGGTATTGCAGAACTGCTCAACAGGCTTCGATTTACCGCCTGAGCATGATGATCTTCTCCAGGTTGGAATAttagagtttatgttgtctATATACTAGAAGGGGGGTGATGTTCAGGGATCTTATTATGCTCTTTCTTTTTGCACTTTTTGCAGGAATATGTATCACCACTCAAGTTGCTGCACTTTTATCGCGCTAATGTTTAGAGCTGAGCCTATATTTCCAATGAGTCACATTGATGAGCGATCACAGCTGTTATATGCGTAGAATGAGGCTTTACTACTATGACGTGTAGAACTTACTCTTTCTGTTGATATTAACCCTTTTGTAAATGTCATGTGTCTGATGAAACTATTGGTTGCTAAAGTTAGCGTATATGGATGGACTTTAGAGATGATTGTGTAATATGAGTAGACATGACTTTTCGATGGAGATGTACGTACTCCTATTTGCTATAGATGCACGTATCATGCTTCACAGGTGTGAGACGAACGTAAAATTGTCAGGTGGCGCATATTTCTTTTCGTGAGAGAAGTTTAAATCTTTCCTGTGAATCCCAGTAGAACAGGGTTTTGAGAAATACTTGTCTAGGCTTGAGATTTATATCAATGTGGATCCATGCAGCTGCTTGAATATTTTCTACACCACAAGTGTAATTTCTTCATACCATCTTATTCTTTTCACAATGCATAAAAGCTCTTTTCATTTTCAGACACTCTCTAAtctaaaaaatcaaaatgaacAAATCACTAGTTTTTATTGGGAAAGCCTTGAACTTTTCACTTCGAGATAAGAAATTGCATTCTAAAGACACGTATTTGTTGGGAAACAcggaataacaaaaatattcaatCACTGGCTAGTTACAAGTACAACTACACTTTCAAAAGTcgaatttctctatttataataGCTGAATATTGCTACTTATTTATATTTCTACAAAGTACACACTGAATTATAGCAGAAAAAAAGTCATCACAACAATATAAGACATATCACTACGCAACAGATGAGAAAAAAATGTACTCTGCGAAGTGATTTATCATCAGCGTGTAGTTGATGCCTTCTCATTCTCAATGTATTGCTGCCTGCTAGATGATACGAGTTTGGATATGGATACAATGTTGGTGATGAGTTTCCAGAAACCCGTGCTGCATAAGACGTTTCACCAATCATGGGATGTAACAACACATTAGTTGTCGTGCCACCAATGCTGGTTGAATTTGACTCATCGTGTGCTTGAGGCTGCTGAGATGAATGTGAATCAGTAGTAGTTATTAGACCTCCACGTCTTAAACTTGGAGGTCTTTCTGGTATGACCATATCATTACTTGGAACTTCATGTTCAGATGTTTTTGTAACTTGACCGCGGCCATAGAGTGGAACCATGGTTCTTTGTGAAACATCAGCCTTGCAAACAGGACATTGTGGATGCCGTTGAGCTGGATTTTCAGAAGGGATGCTCTGTAAGTGAATCCATTTGTAGATGCAAGGCCAGCAATACAAGTGACCACAGAAGGTAATCACTGGATCATGGGCAAGATCAAGGCAAATGTTACACTCAAAACCACAAGAGAGGTAACTGCCTTCACgttcatcatcaaacatcttcgACTTCTCTAAGGGAGTACCCTCTTCTATTTGCTTGTGGGAAATGAAGATCTAGGGCCATATCATGCTTCTTGATGTGATTCTCTTGATTGCTAGTGCCTGCAGAAACATATGACATGAGGGACAATTATTAGATTACAGGATCTCAATACAACGCACAATGGAtaaaatgagttgaaattaattacTATGTTACTCGGACTCTTCAAATATGTCATCAGGTGCATGTCTATTTTTAGAGGATCTAACATAGGTGAGACAACAattttggagagtccgagcaacacaTATGTAAAGATATGATTTTTACCATCTATAtcatccaacaacaacaacatatcgcTACAAGATTATGAAAGAAACTAATCAATTTGAGAATCTAAACTCATGGAACTCCTTTTACCACATGTTGGAGATTATATTTCACCAGAGAGCTAATCAGTAGCAAGTAGCCATCAATTCAAGAGCTTAACTTACATCATAAAACACCAAATAAACTGATATCACAAAAATCATTAGAAACTTAGGATCTTTGTAGACAAAACCTAAAGAAACAATTGTCATTTAGGATGTGTATGTccacttgttcaattttatacaaatttaagtgtctCCTCGTGCACAttcaaaattattcaaaattagaGGACGTAGATGTCAATTGAAGTCAAGTTAAGGAGACAGACTCTTGGTGTACGAGGCATTGTTTCGAAAAATCATGCAACTTTGGTCCAAAATCACACTATGTTGAGAGTAAGTTTGAACTGTTTTAGCCCAAGATTACATTTTTATTAGTTATCTAGCTTTCGAAAATAGACTATCTACCTCCACGAAATAAGATCAAGTTCTACATACACTCTATCTTCCCAGACCCCACACTTGTGGTATGTTAGTTGTTGTATCTAGCCAttagaaacaacaacaaaatacttCCATCTTCAGTAGAAATGGCACTCtcatccaaatccaaatccacaAACACATTCACTGCCCAAAAAATCCCACCTACCAGAAGTAAAATTTCTACCACCCCCATTCCCAAGAAAACATAGAAACCAAAACCCCATTtactaaaaaaaaactaaaaatatgatACTTGCCCCATTTGCTCGGACTTTTCAAAAATGATTCCGCACCCATGTCGTGTTCTTCAAAAATACACTACCTACATTTGAAGAATTCTAACACACATCCATTCACATTTTTAAAGAATCCGAACAACATAGTTAAAAACTCTTGAACTCTTAAATCTTTTTCTTGATAAGGGatcaataaaaggaaaaaaaaatctcaactttgCCTAAAAActtttcaaacaaaaaaagatCTAATCTTTTCTTTCTAACATTCcataattgaattaaaaatatagacacaaagaaggaaaaaggaaaatacCTCAACTGGATGCAAGCATTAGAACATCCCAATCAAAAAATATCTCTTTAATCATATACTTATTGATATGAAACCCTCCCAAACGGCCAAAAGAATGGAGGGGGGCTAAAAAATAGTAGTCCCAAAAGTGAATGGTGTGCTATAAGTGTGACACTTTTGGCAGTATATATACGCCCATTAGGCCATATTTCAAACGTGATTAAAGCAAGATCTCACTAGAATCTATATATTAAGTGAAtctttaaaaaacttttttttcgtAATTCAAAATAAGTAATCTTGGAAATGGAAACAGGATAGGCGGCCAACCTCATGGAGAGGGCGATGTGCATACACCAGATGAGTAGGGATGCAGCtcgaaaagaaaaacaatttgTCATTTCTCTACCACTCATCATGTCTGTTTTTTTAAGTTTAAGAGAAATGTTGGACTTTTTTCCATGTTATCCTTCCTTCTAACAAGGTTCGTAATTATTTACATTTTCTAGCAGAATAATTAAAAGGGTAATAGTAGAAAGtcgtttttaatttttgttcttatttaagAGATGTGTCATACCACAACAATTCATTTAATATGGACCAGAGGGATTATTGTATAACTCTAGTGGCAAAAGTAAGACAGAGCATATAAAAGATATTCTCATGGTCCAAATTTATGTGATGTTATTTGATTTTGCAgcacaattttaaaaaaagaaatttgttTAAAATAACTCGTGGTTTATTTGGGTAAAATGAGagcattttcaattttaaatggttactaaatataaaattatgacaTTTTTTTCAAGGACGAATTTAAATGAAAAGCGTGTCTCATAAATTAGGACAGAaggaataataattttaaaagtgaATGGTGTGGTTTGGTTCGATCTATTTGTAtattataagccaaaaaaatggACATTCGAATCGAACTCAAAATAGATCAAGTCGAAATTCAAAATTATGTGACATCTAAAACCCAAAATTTTAAATCCGCTTTTGACCATGAATTAAAACATATGATTAAAACAATGAGATAGatcatataaaacataataGTCCTAAAAATGATGAGAAGGGCATTTGTGCAAATCGTACTTTTCATTAGAGTTGCAATAATGTTTGGACTCTTCGATTTACAaaagaaccaaaaacaaaataaaaaagagaggaaGTGTAAACCTTGAACACcatgattttaattaaattttaattaaaataaaaaatattatgtgatttattttcatttatataAGTCTTTAGTGAATAAGAGTTACCTGGTTTATGTGTAAGTAGGAGAGAGATGTGTTGGTCGGTAGAAACTGATTCAAAATTTGAACGTTATGGATTCGAATTCAGATTTCCGTAAAATTCATGATTAGGTTTCAAATTTCTTATTTATATTGAATACTTAAGTCTTAGATCATAAAatttgaaagtttttttttactttcttaaacttcttaccGAATCAAAATAggataaacaaattgaaacaaaggAGCTCAAAAATACAGAAGTGAAGGTTTCTTTTTAGATTGAGACAGATTTTTGCAACAGAAGCAGATTTTTCAAGTCAAACcaagaaattcaaaattaacATCCTTTGATATTTTAGACGACTACACAAACTGCTGACAGAATCTCTGGAATTTAGACATGTTTGTTTGacaaagaaataaaaaacaCTGGTTTGTCAAAGGAAAGACCCATTCAACACTGGTTTCTTGATGAGCATTAGCTATTTTGCTTAAGTTTTTAACAAGATTACCAACCCCAAAGTTTTTAACTAGATGTcaaagcgagactgagatggtttgagcaTGTGAAGAAGAAATGCACGGATACCTCAATGTGGAGTTGTGAAAGGTTGGCTATGGATGGTTTCAGGAAAGGTAGGCCAAGTAAGTATAGGAGAGAGGTTATTAAACAGAACATGACGCAACTTTAAATAACTACTTATGAATCttttttctttgtgattttgTGGTTAGTCTTTGAATCTAGAAAGAATATAGAAATAGGCTAAGAATTCACTTCgaatgaagaaattaagaaTATTATTTTCTGATATCTCAATTGGTCAAATTCAAAATCAAGTGTCTCCTTTCGATGAATGATCGAAAGAACCACTTTAAGTAATGAATATTATTCAGATTTTGAGACGAAAGAACTCATTTTCTATCAAAATATTAACTTACTGAGGATATGCCCTTAGATAGGAGGTTATGGAGGAAACATATTAAGGTAGCAGGCTAGTAGGTAATTGTCTCCAAGGGCGGATGCCCTTAGACAAAAAGCTATGGAGGAAACAGACAGGAAGCTATGGAGGAAACATATTAGGGTAGCAGGCTAGTAGGTAGTTATCGCCAGGGGCGGAGCCACATTATGGCTAAGAGATTCATCCAACCCcttcggcgaaaaattatattatttatatatgattaaaataattttgattttttatatataaatagtagataCCAAACTCCTTTCGGCTAGTTCGTGTATCTActtcttcagattttgaacctcCTTATTGAAAATCCTGGCTCCGCCACTAATTGTCTCATTTATCCTTCCATACAAGTAATCATAGTATTCCTCTTGTAGTTGCTTGTTCTTCGATTTTTGTTACTATACGTTGTTTCTTTTACTTCGAATATAGTATAATTATGTTGTAGTTACTGTAATACTGTTTCTTTACTTAAGCCGATCTACATAGAAGTAAGGTTTGCCTACGCAACTATCCTCTGATCCTCAGACCCCCTTTAGGGTTACACTGGTATGTTGTTATAGTAGTAGTACCAAGCCCAAAGTACAAAGAAAGGTAGCATCTTTTGGTTGTTACTGGCACACCTTATGCTAAAAAATTGTGTATTAGCCAGAATCAAGTATACAGAAAGCTTCACGACATGTTACATTGAGGGAAACTCGTATATTCATCATCTAATAAAGTACTCATATCTACAAATTACACGCAACGTAGCGCGGAAAGTGGTCAAAACAAGAGAAGACATACCAATACAcaacaaaagaggaaaaaatataATCTACCGAGTGATCTATCAGCATGTAATAGCTGCCTTCTCATTCTCAAACTAGTGTTACCTGCAAGATTATACGAGTTTGGACATGCGTTTCCAAAAACCCGTGCATAAACCACTTCACCAAGCATGGGGTGTAACACATTTGTTGTTGTCGTGCCACCAAGGCTGAGCACAGGTGGTGAGGCAATGTAGCCCCCTGAATGTGGCTGATTTCGATGGTGAAGTTGCTGCGATGGAAGTGAATTGGTAGTTGCCATAAGTGTGTGATCCCCACATCTTGGCCTTAGAGGCCTTTGTGGTATAACCATGTCTTTACTTGCAACGTCGTCTTCAGATGGTTTTGTAGCTTTGCCAGGGCCATAGAGCGGAATCAACATTTTCTGTGAGAGTTCAGCCTTGCAAACAGGGCATTGTGGCTTTTGCTGATCACGATTTTTTGATGAGACGCTCTGGAATTGAATCCACTTGTAGATGCAAGGCCAGCAATAAAGGTGACCGCAAAATGTAACCACAGGATCACGAACAACGTCCAAACATATGTTACAGTCAAAGCCTCCAGAGCGATTGTATTCTTCACGCTCATCGTCAAACGTCTTCCACTTTTGTAATGAAGAAGTAGCACACTCAACAAAGGAAGCAGTTTCTCCTATTTGTTCTTGGAAATGAAGATCTAAGGCCATATCCTGTTTCTTGATGTAGTTTTCTTGATTTCTAGTGCCTGTAGAAACAAATGCCATGAGGGACAAGGATTAGAAAATCCAGATCGAGGTACAGGGAATTAACAGATAGTAACAAAAATTGAAGGACAAAATGTACCGGACTAATAGTATGACTACTAATATGAACGGACAACAAGACAGAGATATCAACACTCAGGTTCATGCACTACATTTTTATTTTCCGAACCCCTTTAGTAAAATATCGCCACTAGGCCATAATCCAAAAAAGCTAGCTCACGAACAAAAAGATCAAAGTTTCTACTTGAACTCTTAAATATTTTGTCTCTAATAAGGGAAAattgataattaaaaaataaaaaaactctGCATAAAACTTTTCAAACACCAACTGAATCACAAAAAGCTCTAATCTTTTCAGTCAAAATACATGAATAAAACCTCAAATCTGTTCAAAATACCAACTGAACCACAAAAATCTCTAATCTTTTCAATCTAATACATCAAGAAAACCTCAAAACTTTTCAAAACACCAACTGAACCACAAAAAGCTCTAATCTTTTTCAATCAAAATACATGAATAAAAGCTCAAAACTTTTgaaacaacaccaacaacaacatatccggTATAATCCCACGAGTTAGATTTGAAGAGGATAGAGGGTAAAATGTAGCAAAACTTAAAAAGACTGTTTTCATAGAACTAGACTCAAGAGAAGCAAAGAAGAAACCATAAAAAGATCTAATCTTTTTCAATCTAATACTCCATAAATGAATTAGAGATACAAAGAATATAGTTACCTGAATATATTTGTATCAAGATTGTCCTTTTAACTGTTGATTTTCAGAATTTTCAATCAAAAAAGAGAAGCAGCAAAGTGAAGATACAATGAAGTAATTCTGTGGGTGGCTTTACTATATATAGTGCTTTAAAAAGATGCGCCTGTAGTAGATACATGGGGTTCTGTATGCATAAGAAATTACAGAGTCATTaggtagtatttt
Proteins encoded in this window:
- the LOC129876701 gene encoding E3 ubiquitin-protein ligase RMA1H1-like isoform X1 translates to MAFVSTGTRNQENYIKKQDMALDLHFQEQIGETASFVECATSSLQKWKTFDDEREEYNRSGGFDCNICLDVVRDPVVTFCGHLYCWPCIYKWIQFQSVSSKNRDQQKPQCPVCKAELSQKMLIPLYGPGKATKPSEDDVASKDMVIPQRPLRPRCGDHTLMATTNSLPSQQLHHRNQPHSGGYIASPPVLSLGGTTTTNVLHPMLGEVVYARVFGNACPNSYNLAGTSNQENHIKKHDMALDLHFPQANRRGYSLREVEDV
- the LOC129875843 gene encoding E3 ubiquitin-protein ligase RMA1H1-like produces the protein MNVKAVTSLVVLSSIPSENPAQRHPQCPVCKADVSQRTMVPLYGRGQVTKTSEHEVPSNDMVIPERPPSLRRGGLITTTDSHSSQQPQAHDESNSTSIGGTTTNVLLHPMIGETSYAARVSGNSSPTLYPYPNSYHLAGSNTLRMRRHQLHADDKSLRRKYK
- the LOC129876701 gene encoding E3 ubiquitin-protein ligase RMA1H1-like isoform X2 — translated: MALDLHFQEQIGETASFVECATSSLQKWKTFDDEREEYNRSGGFDCNICLDVVRDPVVTFCGHLYCWPCIYKWIQFQSVSSKNRDQQKPQCPVCKAELSQKMLIPLYGPGKATKPSEDDVASKDMVIPQRPLRPRCGDHTLMATTNSLPSQQLHHRNQPHSGGYIASPPVLSLGGTTTTNVLHPMLGEVVYARVFGNACPNSYNLAGNTSLRMRRQLLHADRSLGRLYFFLFCCVLVCLLLF